The genomic window ACATCGACGATGAACTCGGCGAGGCCGCGCTGAAGATGATGGAGCGCAACATGTCAGCCGAGCTGACGACCGCGGCCCACTGCCTGGGTTAGTGCATCGCAGCGGGGCCGACGCCCGGAATGGACGGCAGGCCGGGCGCCTGCAGCGGGAACGGCATGTTGCCGTTGGCGAGCGAGGTCATGAAGCCGGGGCATTCCATCTGAATCGCCATGCTGGTGACCAGCCCGGCCATGTTCGGCGAAAGCCCGTTATTTCCAGACACTTTCGAAACGATCGAGGCGAGCGTTGCGCCCGGCTTGACCAGCGATGGGCAGATCGATCTGCCGATTCCGGCAATGGCGTTGCTCACCGAACCGTTGTTGGCAACTCCTGCTCCGGTCAGGGCGGAGCTGATCGGGTCGTTGGGCGTGTCCGCGTGCGCGAGGGCAGGCAGCGTTGCCCCGGCGGCGGCGACGCCCGCCGCAACGGCCAGTGGGCGAAGCGCCGCTGAAGCCGCATTGATGACGTCTGCCCAGGTCGTGGAAAATCGGTACGTCATCAGTGCAGGCATGCATTGCTCCTCGGGGCTCGCGAAAGTGCACGACCGTGCACCCCTCTCACTTCGGCGCCGGTGATCGATTCGTTACGCGGGGGATCGGCGAGCCTCATGGTCAAAAATGCGTAACGTTTGGGTGCCGAATGCAGAACAGTATGGTGTGGCAAGAGGCAACTTGACGTGAAAAGTCCAGGTCATCGCGGTCTGTGCCGCGCTCATCACGACTCTCGACGCCGGTGCCGGTCCGACGGCGCGCGCCGACGACCTGGGCACCGCGATGTACAACGGCGTCACCGCGCTTCGCCCGGCATGCGGCGCGATTGGCGACGACCCACGGTTGGCAGCGGCGGCGCAGCGGCACGCCAACGACATGCTGCGCAACGGCCTAAACGGCCACGTCGGCTCGGACGGCTCCTCGCCGCGGGCGCGGATCACCGAAGCGGGCTACCGAGCCCACGCGAACGGGGAGATCGTCTTCTGGAGCACCGGATCCGCCGCGACCGCGAATTCGATACTCGACATGTGGATGGGCAGTCCGCCACACCGGGCCATCATCCTCAACTGCGCGTTCAACTCGGTCGGTTTCGCCACCGCTTCGGATGGCGTCAGAATGACTGCCGTCGGCGACTTCGCGAGCTGAACCCAAGCCAGGTCAACGTCACTCGGCCCCAGTAATTCGGCTTGCGGTCAAATCGTTTGTGCCCGATAGGTATTGAACGTTCACCACTCATCACGGACGGAACCCAGCTTTCGGCCAGACCGTGAATATCGCGGCGCGGGTACAAAAGCCTGTCTACATCGCAGGAGATACACATCACCGGTCCCGTGATCAGTGCACCCGGCGTCGCCGCCATTCTTCAGAAGGAAGCGAGCCGGCCGATCCGGAAGGAGGCGGCGCTGCGCGGCATCGCCGACAATATGGTGGTGTACGAGATTCCATAAGTCGCACGCCGCTGATTTTTGCTCTGCCACAAATATTTCGGGGCTACTTGACGGCGACTGTCGTCTCAAGTCGTTCCCGTCGAGTCTCTGCTTTCGGATGATGCCGGTGACGCTGTCGCGGTCCATGCCGTCGGTGCATGGAAGTCCACGGTGTCTGCTGAATGGTGTGAAGACGTCGCGGTGGTGCGGCCGTCGTGAGCGGGCGGGATGGAACCGTTTCCGGCGCGTTGTCGTTCGACGATGTCGATCAGGGCACCCAAACCGTTGTATTCGCGCATCTCGTCGGCGATGCGGCGGCTGGCCTGCCGGTAGCAGGATTCGCGAAGGACGGTGAGGATGGCCCGCCGCAGGGCTTTGGGGGTTGGTCGTTCGGTCCGCAGGCGCAGACCACTTCCGGACCACGCGACCCGCGCGCCCACTTCGGGTTTGTCCTCCTTGCCGCCGGTGGCGACGATCGGGACTCCGTAGCGCAGGGCGTAATGAACTCCGCCGTATCCGCCGTTGGTGACGAAAACGTCGGTGCGGGCTAGTAATTCGTCGTAGGGCAGGTATTCCGCGGCGCGCGCGTTGGCGGGCAACGGTGGCAGGGTGTCCAGCGGGCGCCCGCCTGTCGTCACCGCGATCCGCACATCGTCGTCCGCGAGCGCCTCGAGAGCCGGCTTGATCACTTGCTCGTAGTTTTTGTTTGCGACCGTTCCTTGCGTGACGTGGATGACCGGGCGCGAGCCGTCGAGGTCGCCCCACCAATCCGGCAGCGGCGCCTGCGAGCCGGTGGCGCCCAGCGGGCCGACGAAATGTAGCGAGGCCGGCGCGTCTGACCGAGGATATTCGAACGACGGTACCGTGAATTGAGCGATCGCATCGGCCCAGCTGTACCAGTTGAGGACGTGGCCCGGCATGGGTTGACCGTGCACGGCACGGTGGAGCCGATCCAGGGCGTCATCTGCGCGGGCCCAGACCCGGCGGTTCAATGCCGCCAAGACGGCATTGCGTGGACGGTTGAACAGCCGTGCCGGCGGAAAACCCATCCCGAACGGTGCGGTGTCGGCGCTGGGCATCCCGAGCGGGATGACGCCGCACATGACGACAAGCGGGCGGGTCGGACGGCGATGTGCGAGCAAGAACATCGCGCCGAAGAACGCCGGTTCGGCCAGTACAACGTCTGCCGGTTGCGCCGAGTGGGCAGCCATGAGCGCCTCGTACTGCGGCCTCGCCGGGTTCGCGCCGATGTGCTCCACATCGAAGGCGACCGCCCGCAAGCCCTTCAACCGGGCACGTTCGGGGAACGTCGCCTCCAGATCGTCGACGTCGAAGTCGGCGTCCGGCGGCAACGCGATGTGTGTTGCGCCGGTCGCCCGGACTCGATCGGCGAAGGCCGCTCCGGTGATGAACCGCACGTCATCGCCGCGCTCGACGAATCCCTTCGCCACGGTGAGCAGCGGCGTGACATGACCGTGGACGGGACTCGAGGCGATGATGATCGACAACATCGCTCGAGGGTGCCGCCGCCCGGGTTGCTGACCATCGGTCAAACGACGTAGATCACGCATGTCCGGGTCGTACGTCGCGGCGCAATCTACGACTAAGTGCTGATGTTTCTGGGCCGGTGGGGGGTCGAAGCTGGCTAGCATGAGCGAAATTGATCCGCCGAACTGGAGCGATCTGGGTGTGAGTGAGCTGTTGCCGACGGGCACGGTGACGCTGCTGCTCGCTGACGTCGAGGGCTCGACCCGGCTGTGGCAGATCGCACCCGACGAGATGACCGCTGCTATCGCGAAACTCGATCGCACGCTGGCTGAGCTGGTCGCCACCCATCACGGGGTGCGCCCGGTCGAGCAGGGCGAAGGTGACAGCTTCGTGGTGGCGTTCGCCAGGGCATCTGATGCAGTCGCGTTCGCGTTGGCGCTGCAGTTGGCGCCGCTGGCCCCGCTGCGGCTGCGCGTCGGGCTGCACACCGGGGAGGTGCAACTGCGAGATGAGGGCAACTATGTGGGCCCGGCCATCAACCGGACCGGGCGGCTGCGGAGCCTGGCCCACGGCGGGCAAACGGTACTGTCGGCCATCACCGGCGATTTGGTGGTCGATCAGCTTCCCGCCGACGCGTGGCTGGCCGACCTGGGCAGCCACCGCGTTCGTGACCTGCCTCGCCCCGAACACGTCATGCAGCTGTGTCATCCTGACCTGCCGTCCGAATTCCCGGAGTTACGAAGCACCGAAGCCGTTGCGGTGCAGCATCTCCCGGTTCAGCTGACGAGCTTCGTCGGGCGCGCAGGGCAGCTGGCCGAAGTGCGAGGGTTGCTCGGCGCGGATCGGCTCGTGACCCTGACGGGGGCGGGCGGCATCGGTAAGACTCGGCTGGCCCTGCAGGTGGCGGGCGAGGCGGCAGCGGAGTTCGACGGCGCGTGGTGTGTCGAGCTGGCGCCGGTCACCGATGCAGCAGTCGTGGCGGTCACCGCCGCACGTGCCCTGGGTCTGCCCGACCAGCCTGGTCGGTCGGCCACGGATTCCGTGGTGCGTTTAATCAGCGACCGACGCGTGCTGATCGTGCTGGATAACTGTGAGCACGTTCTCGACGCGGCAGCGGAGCTGACCGCGACGCTGCTGCGCGCGTGCACGGCCATGACGGTGCTGGCGACCAGCCGAGAACCGCTCGGGATCCCCGGTGAAGTGACCTGGCGGGTGCCGCCGCTGTCACTGGCCGATGAGGCCATCGACCTGTTCACCGAACGGGCCCGACGGGTGGTTCCCGACTTCACCATCACCGGTGACACCGCTGACACAGTCGCCGAGATCTGCCAGCGACTTGACGGCATGCCATTGGCGCTGGAGTTGGCCGCCGCGCGCGTTCGGGCCCTGTCGCCGGCCGACATCCTCGATAGCCTGCACGACCGGTTCCGGCTGTTGACCGGTGGTGCGCGCACCGCGGTGCGCCGCCAGCAGACGTTGCGCGCATCCGTCGACTGGTCACACGCGCTGCTCACCGAACCCGAACGCGTGGTGTTTCATCGGTTGGCGGTCTTCCTGGGCGGTTTCGACCTGGACGCCGCCCGCGCCGTCGCCGGCGACGCACCGGTGCAACGCCATCAGGTGTTGGACCTGCTGACGCTGCTGATCGACAAGTCCCTGGTTGTGGCCGAAAACGCCGGCGGCCGAACGCGATACCGACTGATGGAAACGGTGCGTCAGTATGCGCTGGAAAAGCTCGGCGAGTCCGGCGAGGCCGATCACGTCCGTGATCGCCACCGCGACCATTACACGGGGCTGGTGGCCGACCTGGACGAGCCGGATCCATCGGCCCACGGGGGGATTCGACCCGAGCAGGTCGAGGCCGAGTTCGACAATCTGCGGGCCGCGTTCGGGTGGAGCCGTGACCACAACGACGTCGAGCGCGCGGCGCGGCTGGCGTCGTCGCTGCAACCGCTGTGGCTGTCGGGCGGGCGCATCGTCGAGGGGCTGTCCTGGTTTGGCGCCCTCATCGCCCAGTTGCAGGGCGATGCC from Mycobacterium shigaense includes these protein-coding regions:
- a CDS encoding glycosyltransferase codes for the protein MLSIIIASSPVHGHVTPLLTVAKGFVERGDDVRFITGAAFADRVRATGATHIALPPDADFDVDDLEATFPERARLKGLRAVAFDVEHIGANPARPQYEALMAAHSAQPADVVLAEPAFFGAMFLLAHRRPTRPLVVMCGVIPLGMPSADTAPFGMGFPPARLFNRPRNAVLAALNRRVWARADDALDRLHRAVHGQPMPGHVLNWYSWADAIAQFTVPSFEYPRSDAPASLHFVGPLGATGSQAPLPDWWGDLDGSRPVIHVTQGTVANKNYEQVIKPALEALADDDVRIAVTTGGRPLDTLPPLPANARAAEYLPYDELLARTDVFVTNGGYGGVHYALRYGVPIVATGGKEDKPEVGARVAWSGSGLRLRTERPTPKALRRAILTVLRESCYRQASRRIADEMREYNGLGALIDIVERQRAGNGSIPPAHDGRTTATSSHHSADTVDFHAPTAWTATASPASSESRDSTGTT
- a CDS encoding DUF732 domain-containing protein, producing the protein MPALMTYRFSTTWADVINAASAALRPLAVAAGVAAAGATLPALAHADTPNDPISSALTGAGVANNGSVSNAIAGIGRSICPSLVKPGATLASIVSKVSGNNGLSPNMAGLVTSMAIQMECPGFMTSLANGNMPFPLQAPGLPSIPGVGPAAMH
- a CDS encoding CAP domain-containing protein, which translates into the protein MAVCAALITTLDAGAGPTARADDLGTAMYNGVTALRPACGAIGDDPRLAAAAQRHANDMLRNGLNGHVGSDGSSPRARITEAGYRAHANGEIVFWSTGSAATANSILDMWMGSPPHRAIILNCAFNSVGFATASDGVRMTAVGDFAS